Proteins encoded together in one Papaver somniferum cultivar HN1 unplaced genomic scaffold, ASM357369v1 unplaced-scaffold_21, whole genome shotgun sequence window:
- the LOC113339652 gene encoding subtilisin-like protease SBT1.4, giving the protein MYDSLRDNSGLSAASIRDDNVIIGVIDRGIWTGHPSFNDSMLTPAPERWKGICKSGPNFPESSCNRKIIGARAFWNGHRAKLEGIAVSTNAVGQAKGVVNRARIVVYKVCWNTGFPESDILVAMDQAVADGVDIIS; this is encoded by the exons ATGTACGACAG TTTGAGGGATAATTCGGGTCTTTCGGCTGCTTCAATTCGCGATGACAATGTCATTATTGGTGTTATTGATAGAGGAATCTGGACAGGACATCCAAGTTTCAATGACTCCATGCTAACACCAGCACCAGAAAGGTGGAAAGGTATTTGCAAGTCCGGACCCAATTTCCCAGAATCCTCTTGCAACAGAAAGATAATCGGTGCTCGTGCTTTCTGGAACGGGCACCGAGCCAAACTTGAAGGTATAGCT GTTTCTACAAACGCGGTTGGACAAGCCAAGGGAGTAGTGAATAGAGCAAGAATTGTAGTTTACAAGGTATGCTGGAATACGGGTTTCCCTGAGTCAGATATTCTCGTTGCTATGGATCAAGCTGTAGCAGATGGAGTTGATATCATTTCTTGA
- the LOC113339356 gene encoding acyl-coenzyme A thioesterase 13-like produces MDLESVKKLLETTTSSEGEEIYDSPGSSFDPLIIQGIKVDLIEPGRIICSMKVPPRLLNSGNSLHGGAMASLVDIIGVAAKNTAGAKASGVSVGINISYLDYVYLDEEIEIEANVVRVGKAARVAMVELRKKKTGKIVAQGRHTMYLAVSSKLR; encoded by the exons ATGGATTTGGAATCAGTGAAGAAATTGTTGGAGACAACAACATCATCAGAAGGGGAAGAAATTTATGACTCACCAGGTTCATCATTCGACCCTTTAATCATTCAAGGAATCAAAGTTGATCTTATTGAACCAGGTCGAATTATATGCTCCATGAAAGTCCCTCCTCGTCTCCTT AACTCTGGTAATTCTCTACATGGTGGAGCAATGGCATCCCTTGTTGATATAATTGGGGTTGCTGCAAAGAACACAGCTGGTGCTAAAGCTAGTGGCGTTTCTGTGGGAATCAACATTTCTTACCTGGATTACGTGTATCTTGAT GAAGAAATTGAGATTGAAGCGAATGTTGTACGGGTCGGAAAAGCAGCCAGAGTTGCCATGGTAGAGTTAAGGAAGAAAAAAACTGGGAAAATTGTTGCTCAGGGGCGCCATACCATGTACCTTGCTGTCTCTAGTAAACTTCGTTAA
- the LOC113340037 gene encoding 12-oxophytodienoate reductase 3-like, producing MASSKLLHRDTDDDQKMMTLFSPYKMGRFNLSHRIVLAPMTRCRAIDGIPRSAHVEYYTQRATHGGFLISEGTAISPTAAGFPHCPGIYTDVQIEAWKKVVDAVHAKGCIIFCQLWHVGRASNQVYQPGGTGAPISSTSVPVSKRWRILMPDGSYGNYPNPKPLEIPEILEVVQHYRQAAKNAIRAGFDGVEIHGAHGYLIDQFLKDGINDRTDEYGGSLANRTKFLMKVTQAVAIAVGPDRVGVRVSPAIDHLDAMDSDPFHLGLAVIKNLNNLERDLGNQKLAYLHITQPRYTAYGQTESGRPGTEDEELRLMRAWRKAYEGTFMCSGGFTKELGMEAVANGDADLVSYGRLFISNPDLVTRFKVNAPLNKYNRATFYTPDPVVGFTDYPFLGQENTKKEQPLSRL from the exons ATGGCATCATCAAAATTATTACATAGGGATACTGATGATGATCAAAAGATGATGACTCTGTTTTCTCCTTACAAGATGGGCAGATTCAATCTATCTCACAG GATAGTATTAGCGCCTATGACAAGATGCAGAGCGATTGATGGGATACCAAGATCAGCTCATGTTGAGTACTACACTCAAAGAGCTACTCATGGTGGATTTCTCATCTCTGAAGGGACTGCAATCTCTCCCACTGCTGCAGG GTTTCCACATTGTCCGGGAATTTACACTGATGTGCAAATTGAGGCATGGAAGAAAGTGGTGGATGCAGTTCATGCTAAAGGCTGCATAATTTTTTGTCAATTATGGCACGTCGGCCGTGCATCTAATCAAG TTTATCAACCAGGCGGGACTGGTGCTCCTATCTCATCTACTAGTGTGCCAGTTTCGAAAAGATGGAGAATTCTAATGCCAGATGGGTCTTATGGCAACTACCCAAATCCCAAACCATTGGAAATCCCAGAAATATTAGAAGTTGTGCAACATTACCGCCAAGCAGCAAAAAATGCAATCCGAGCAGGTTTTGATGGAGTAGAAATCCATGGAGCTCACGGTTACCTTATCGATCAATTTCTCAAGGATGGGATCAACGACCGGACTGATGAATATGGTGGATCCTTGGCAAACCGAACAAAATTCTTAATGAAAGTTACCCAAGCCGTAGCAATAGCCGTTGGTCCAGACAGAGTCGGAGTTCGGGTGTCACCTGCAATTGATCATTTGGATGCAATGGATTCTGACCCCTTCCACCTCGGGTTAGCTGTGATCAAGAACCTGAACAACCTTGAACGAGATTTGGGTAACCAGAAACTAGCTTACTTACATATCACTCAACCTAGATATACAGCGTACGGGCAGACAGAATCCGGCAGACCCGGTACAGAAGATGAAGAATTAAGATTAATGAGAGCTTGGAGGAAAGCATATGAAGGTACATTCATGTGCAGTGGTGGGTTTACTAAGGAACTGGGAATGGAAGCAGTAGCCAATGGTGATGCGGATCTAGTATCCTATGGTCGTTTATTCATATCGAACCCGGATTTGGTAACCAGATTTAAGGTTAATGCACCCTTAAACAAGTATAATCGAGCTACATTTTATACACCAGACCCAGTTGTTGGGTTTACTGATTATCCGTTTCTCGGCCAAGAAAACACAAAGAAAGAACAACCGTTATCGCGTCTTTGA
- the LOC113339653 gene encoding salutaridinol 7-O-acetyltransferase-like, translating into MKVHVVSKEIIKPSKQTPPHLRNFKLSFLDQLLPPFYFPVVVFYSANDGHESNNNDQRSKANILKKSLSETLTRYYPIAGRVRDNIFVECNDQGVDYIEAKVNAVMFDFMNVDVVHQLHPSYIVFDDVAKEAQLAVQVNLFNCGGIAISVCLSHKIADGSAQMTFLNSWAATAGLAPDKQIVYPTFDSAAIFPALPPGVHVSSLESDDSLQGKNVVTKQFLFSASKITALRARIATESRSSNILSKHPTRTEAVSALVWKSFMETSRVQVSREFALSTAGEKPIIRSKANFAVNLRTRLNPPLPQPSFGNIMMYATAESTVIDHDENTLGFAEPLHGFISQLRLGVSKINDMNTYGNYKKVMLSS; encoded by the coding sequence ATGAAGGTTCATGTTGTATCAAAAGAGATCATTAAACCTTCAAAACAAACACCTCCACATCTTAGAAATTTCAAGCTTTCATTTCTTGATCAACTTCTTCCGCCGTTCTATTTTCCCGTAGTTGTATTCTACTCGGCTAATGatggtcatgaatcaaataataaTGATCAAAGAAGTAAAGCTAATATACTCAAGAAATCTTTATCGGAAACCCTGACACGCTACTACCCAATTGCGGGTAGAGTAAGAGATAACATCTTTGTAGAGTGTAATGACCAAGGCGTAGACTATATCGAAGCGAAAGTTAATGCTGTAATGTTTGATTTTATGAATGTCGATGTAGTTCATCAACTCCACCCGTCGTACATTGTGTTCGACGATGTAGCTAAAGAAGCGCAGTTAGCAGTTCAAGTCAATTTGTTTAATTGTGGCGGAATCGCAATTAGTGTATGTTTATCACACAAGATAGCTGATGGATCTGCACAAATGACATTCCTTAACAGTTGGGCAGCCACTGCTGGTTTAGCACCTGACAAACAAATCGTGTATCCAACTTTTGATTCAGCGGCTATTTTCCCAGCCCTACCACCAGGAGTTCATGTATCATCACTTGAGTCAGATGATTCCCTCCAAGGAAAAAACGTCGTTACGAAACAGTTTCTATTTAGTGCTTCTAAGATCACTGCCCTTCGTGCACGGATTGCTACTGAATCAAGAAGTAGTAACATTTTATCAAAGCATCCGACTCGTACTGAAGCAGTATCGGCTTTGGTGTGGAAGTCGTTCATGGAGACAAGTAGAGTGCAAGTAAGCCGTGAATTCGCCTTATCAACAGCAGGAGAAAAACCCATCATAAGGTCTAAAGCAAACTTTGCTGTAAATCTGCGAACAAGGTTAAATCCACCATTGCCTCAACCATCATTCGGCAATATTATGATGTATGCAACAGCAGAGTCAACGGTAATTGACCATGATGAGAATACTCTGGGGTTCGCGGAACCGTTACATGGTTTCATAAGCCAACTGAGGTTAGGCGTAAGTAAGATCAACGATATGAATACATACGGAAATTACAAGAAGGTGATGTTGAGTTCATAA